One Delphinus delphis chromosome 16, mDelDel1.2, whole genome shotgun sequence genomic window, ttagaagagaACACATGCTCTCAGATAGACTAGATAATAATCTGACAAAGGATAGCCCAGGCCGGTAGGTTTTCAGAATCTGTTCTAGCTTTTAACCTCCACAGCTCTTCACATGGTTGCATGCATAGATTTCTGAAAAACCATCTTTATAAAAGTGCCTTGAATTCCTtggtgattatttccttttaggcatataacttttaatattaataaactgTTATTTACTAGTGGCAGTTGCTGTCCAAGGAAGTCAGATTTTTGTTTCTGGAGTCTCAATAACCTTTTGTTTCTAATTTAGAAATTGGATGAAGACATGCatcaaaaaattgcaaaggaaatgaATCTCTCTGAAACTGCTTTTATCCAAAAACTACACCCAACTGACAACTTTACACAAagtaaatatgctttttttttttttttaaccattcctgAATGGCACAAGAAGCTGCTTTTCCAGTGGGGGAATGATAGTTAAGGGAAATGTCCATTTACTATTTGCATGCAGATAGGAGAGGGGGGGGAGCTTCTAATCTGGTTTTCATTTCATCTGGGGGAGCAGGTATTAGTGAATTTGAGTGTTTCAGCTCCAGATCTAGCACTGGGGGGCCCTAGGAGGCTTGCCTAGACTTTGCTCCTCCTTTCACAACATGTTTCAGTGATGAATCATGCtaatgaaatatttagaaaagaataagaaaatgaaaagtttacaACCCCCTTGTATGGGAATGATCTCATCTCTCTTTGGTTTTTTCTCCTCTGAAGGTTCCTGCTTTGGATTAAGGTGGTTTACACCAGTGAGTGAGGTTCCTCTCTGTGGCCACGCTACCCTGGCTTCTGCAGCTGTGCTGTTTCACAAAATAAGTAACGTGATTTTCTTTTATGAACTTACCATTTagcaaatagcaaatatttttaaaaactcgcACACATTCTTTCCTGTGAACCAAAGTGACTGGTATAAAGACACTGCAAAGTTTATTTCATGCGATTTATTATgcagaaacaaaaacagcaagCTTCTATAACACTTTGATCTTTCAGAGTATGTACCATTGCATGTTGGAAAGCCATGGTCATTGTTTCCTGGAATGCCATTTTCTTCTAAATAGGAGCTCTCTGGTCTCTTTGACAAACACAGGAGCAGAGTTTGCAAGGCAGAATAGTTGTCTAACATGATATGATACTGGGGAACCAAAAGACATAACTTTGCCCCGAATATGTCCCCACCCACATTGAAATTCATTTCACAATAAGAGCTTTTTTactctgaattttaaatattaatgagcCCCCGCTGTATGCATTTACCCTGTGAATAGAGGATACAGCACCTTAATCCTACCTGTGTCCATCTCAGCTACACTTAGTATAATAGATAAAGATCAGGGATTTGTGGGAATGGGGCAGAGAGATGCCTGGAAATGTCCTAAAAGTGGAGATGGAAGCAGCCATGAATAAGTGTAGACCACAAACAGAAAGttaaacaaggaaataaacaggATGATACGACACAGGGGtaactgtggggaggagggtgttgGAAAAAGAAGTTCTCTGGGGGAGCAACTTAGGTGGGGATGATAAGGGAAGGTGTTAATAGGTCAGGTTTGCCCAgaaagcagactctgagacaCACTGGCATGCCAGAAGAATTGGGGGCAGTGTTTTTGAGATCAGTATTGTTAAGGGAGTAAAAGAAAGCAGAACTGAACACAGGGAGAAGTTGAACTGCAAAGTGGTAGCACCAAAGAAAGACCTGATAGTCCTCCACAGGGTGGGCCTGAGGTTCCATGAGAAAATGCTTGGTAAATAATGACGTCTTACACCAATTATAATGAGAAGAATTAAACTTTGGGTTTCAGAATGTAAATTTTATTCTGTGAAAGTTAATCAGCGGTGCTGAATTTTCTCACCTTTGAGATATGGTTAAGTATTACAGAAATattagggaagagaaaagaattaaGTCACAAATCTTTGTTTTCACTAAAAATGTTACCCACACTGAGATAAGTGGCCCAAGTTGTATCAGTAACATGAAGGGATATTATATCAGGTTTGGTGATCTAATCTTTAAATCAAGATTTTATGTATAGTTTGGTTTGTTTATGGTAAGCTTGATTTATTCATCTCAGACTGTTGTACATGACCTGTATGTTCTATTTGTCATCCCTTTGGCTTATCTTAAACTAGTAGAGTTTATAACTctatagtatttaaaaatatagtatagtTAAAAATATAGTATAGTTAAAAATCTGCATTAGAAAACATTATAGCATCCCTATGAGCTATGTTTAATTATTACCCCCAATTTATTGGTAAAATGAAATTAGTATAGTTTtaattattaccccattttattaatgaggaaattgaggtttaaggagattaaataattttttcaagggCACAGCATGATGTCAAGTCCAATCAGTTATGTTCTTGGTTCTCAAGTTAGAATCCAGTGAGAGTTTTCTCCACTTAGGACCCAAGTAACCCAAACCTGGGACCCCTTTACTGGAAAGAACAACACTGCCAGAGAATCTAAGACTACATAACAGTGATCAAAACAGACATGCAACTATATAACaatgtttattttcctatttcttgatTCCTTTCAAAAAGTTTTCTAGTTGACaaaatagaattctttttttggcCAGAAAACATGAATAGCACCCTAACGTTTGTCACTCTGAGTGGGGAACTAAAGGCCAGAAGAGAAGAGGATGGTATCGTCCTGGACCTGCCTCTTTATCCAGCCCATCCCCAGGTcagctctttttaattttttttttttcttttggctgccctgcacggcttatgggatcttaggtccctgaccagggattgaaccaggccctcggcagtgagagcatggagtcctaaccactggaccgccagggaattcccagctctTTTTAATTATTGCCATAAACTGACAGCTTTCCTGTTTTAcagtagttttgtcttttttcccaaTCTAGGACTTCCATGAAGTGGAGGATTTGATAAAGGTTGGTGAAAAGAATCAAACCTGAGCCGTGTGATATGATCATCTGTTATCATTTGAACAAAGATTCGGTACTATTTGATCTCAACAGATAGGCCTTCTACCAGTACAAGTGTTCCATTCTAAGCTTGGTTGAATACTGCACCGTGCATTTgagatttgaattttaatattgaatctagggacttccctggtggtccaatggtaaagaatccaccttacaatgcaggggatgggtgtttgatccctggttagggaacaaagaccccacatgcctcggggcaactaagcctgtgcgcctcaaCGATAGAGCCGTGGTGCGCAAACTACAGaccccgagagccacaactagagagaagctcgtgagccacaactagagagaagcccttgcactgcaacaaagacccgacacagccagaaaaaaaaaaaagaaaaataatactgaatCTATTTAGTGAGAAGGTTGACCAGTTTTCCCTGACTCTTCATTATCCAATTAGCCTCCatggaaaggtgggggaggggaggctgtcgTGTGGCAGGCTGAGAGTGAAAGGAAAGAGTGGAAACTGCCTGGCAGCTGTCGGAGTCCTGATGTCTTTCGTGGAGAATACACCTGAGATGACAGGGCTGTGCTTTGATGGAAGAGAGCAGGAAAGCATGGGAACCTCGATAGAGAAGACAAGATACATAGACTGGCCTCCTCAAGGAGTCTGTGTGGGAATGGGGCTTGATGATGATGGTtatgatgacgatgatgacaaTGAACATTTTTGAGAGTCTCCCCTGTGCAGTGCCACACactaagtggtttttttttttttttttttgcttgcggtacgcgggcctctcactgccgtggcctctcccgttgcggagtacaggctccggacgcgcaggctcagcggccatggatcacgggcccagccgctccgcggcatgtgggatctttctggaccggggtacgaacccgtgtcccctgcatcggcaggcggactctcaaccactgcgccaccagggaagccctaagtgttttaatgtattatctcatttaattctcactgcCACCCAGTGCAGCAAGCACTACAGTTGTCTCCCAGAGATTCCAGAAGGCCAGAGCAGCCCTGGATGGCCAGGTGCTTAGTTTCTAGAGCAGGAAGGCCCCACGTCAGGACCAGGCCAAGGGCAGCCATGAGAAAAAATGATTCTGTAAAATGGCGTATTGTGGTATTTCTCAGTGAATTTTCAACTCAGGATTTATAATCTGTTTAGTGTTTTGCTTtaagttttcagagtataagcaAGTATCATGGATTCTGATTTTACACTCAGCTCTACCTATGGCTTGAGTTTTGGGAGACAAGCTGAATTCATAAATGAACTACTTTAAACATATTggcaagaaaatggaaaatattcacaGTGCTAGACCTTGTTCATGGTAGAAAGAGCTTAACCtgatctctctaagcctcagggtcggcatttgtaaaatgaggatgatgaagGGTTATTTATTGTGAGTATTGTCATTTTGTGTTCCTAGAAACTGGCAATAAGATTCTCAGCTGAGAATTAAAATTGACATAAGAATCCATGCAGAGAATGACCCTTCAGAGAGACTGAGAGGCCCCGGAGAGCAGATGGGATCGGGCTGTAGGCGTTCCCATTTCTGGGGGGAGTCGGGAACGTTGGTCAGCAGTGGTCACAGAGGCAGCATTCCAGGCATCACCCACGGCAGAGGGAGTCTTGGCGATAGGACCTAGAACACCTCAGTCCCTAAAGAAGATTAGAGAACCTGAAGCCACCTAGTGACAACCAGACAACTACTGTGTAACTCTTGTCTGTTCTGAAGGCAGCTGGTGGTGGTGCCACAGGATGACTCGGAGGGGCACAAGACACATACAGTGTCTTGGATATGAGCGAGGCTATGTGCAGCCCAGTAAAGGGTGAATCAGGGTATCTCTAGAAAATGTTGAAAATGTTGCTACGTTCTTGATCTGTAGCATAAAGTCTACGTGAGAACAGCGAGCTTGCCAAGCAGAGCAGCCTTGAGACAAGTGCCCTAGTCCCCACTTCCAATCAGACTGCTGGCCCTGAGTCCTTCCCATGTGGAAGCTTCTAGTTACTGCTGCAGGAACTCCacatattatttcacttaatcctcacaacaactccaaGAGGCAGGCATGAAGCCCGCACCTCTACAGATAGTAGACAGTAGTAATTCAGAGCTTTGACTCCAGGGCCCCTCAGACCTGGGTCaaggggggggtgtgtgtgtgtgtgtgtgaccttgggcctctCTGAATCTTCTTATCTGTGGGGAAAATACCCACCTGAAGGAGTTGTGTGTTGAGGGACGTAGTAACATGTGTGAACAATGCCTTTCTCTGGCTAAACTCAGAGGGTAAACTCAACCCTCATCAAGGTCTCTGGCTGCCAGGAAACTGGCCTTCTTGAGCAATACCTTGAGTCCCGAAACTGACCTGAAACTCCTGGGATTGGAGATGTTgggtgtgcctggcacagagcagacactCGTGAGAGGTTGCTCTCCAAACATGGGTCAAATTCATAAATTCCTGAGGAGGTTTTGGTCTGTCTCCATAGACTGCCATAGGTGACACACTGGTTCAGGACATCCGCTATTCCCCAGATACCCGAAAGCTCCTGGTCCGGCTCAGTGATACTTACAACAGGTAAACAAGATTTTTGGCTTCGTCAGCACCCTGGGGATGGCCGAGCACCCAGATTTATGGCTCTGGCTTGGTCTGGCTGTGCCATGTTCTGTCAAACCATGATTTACACAGCCAGAGAGTTTTGTTCCCCTCCTGGTGAGCCATTTGGCAAGCTGCATCCTGGCCTGCTTTACAGAGTGTGGGCAGTGGGTAGTCTATTGAATGGCTTTGTCCTGATCCACCCCGTTTCTGAACAAGGTCATTTCTGGAGAGCCTGAAAGTGAACACACAGAATCTGCCGCAAGTGGAAAACACGGGGAAGGTGAAAGGACTCATTCTCACCATCAAGGGAGAGCCTGATGGGCAGACTCAAGCGTTTGACTTTTACTCCAGATATTTCACTCCATGGTTTGGTGTGGCCGAAGACCCTGTAACAGGTACTTTTTGACTTGAGTCCTGAAGAGGGCTAAACAGTGGAGAGGGAGGAGGATAACAAGTAGCTGTTGCTGTGCCCTCCACGTGACCTttcaggttgtttggtttttgagcTGCCTTTGTTTCCCTacctacccctcccccaccccttcgcTGAAGTCTCATGTGAAAAACAGAGTTAAGGAGGCAGTATAGCAGGGTTAAACTAGGGTCAGACAGGCTGGGTTTGCATCTTAGCTTCCTAGctgttgaccttgggcaaatgacttaacattttttttttagagttttttttgatgtggaccattttttaaaaagtctttattgaatttgttacaatattgcttcgatttttatgttttggagtttgtttttttttttggccgcgaggcctgtgggatcttagctcctcgaccagggattgaacccacacaccctgcactggaaggcgaagtctgaaccactggaccaccagggaagtccctgacttaactttttaaagcttttgttccCTGGCTATAAATTATGGATAATACCTCATAGGTTATGTAAACACAACGCATGTTAAGTGgtcaacacagtgcctggcacatggtaagtgcccAATAGCTATTAggtattttaataataacaacagggcttccctggtggcgcagtggttgagagtccgcctgccgatgcaggggacacgggttcgtgccccggtctgggaagattccacatgccgtggagcggctgggccaatgagccatggccgctgagcctgcgtgtccagagcctatgctccgcaatgggagaggccacaacagtgagaggcccgcacactgcaaaaaaaaaaaacagaaaacaaaaaaaactggctCCCTGAGCCAACACTTCTAGAGCTGCCATTTGCAAAATCTAGTGGCCAATGTCCACTACATTCCCAaagccttttttccttttcagtgacCAGCCTGCATGATCATTGATCTAGATAAGATTTGGT contains:
- the PBLD gene encoding phenazine biosynthesis-like domain-containing protein isoform X1, with protein sequence MKFPIFIADAFTAKAFRGNPAAVCLLENKLDEDMHQKIAKEMNLSETAFIQKLHPTDNFTQSSCFGLRWFTPVSEVPLCGHATLASAAVLFHKIKNMNSTLTFVTLSGELKARREEDGIVLDLPLYPAHPQDFHEVEDLIKTAIGDTLVQDIRYSPDTRKLLVRLSDTYNRSFLESLKVNTQNLPQVENTGKVKGLILTIKGEPDGQTQAFDFYSRYFTPWFGVAEDPVTGSAHTVLSSYWSQQLGKKVMHAFQCSSRGGELKISLRPDGRVDIKGRAALVLEGTLTA
- the PBLD gene encoding phenazine biosynthesis-like domain-containing protein isoform X2 — protein: MKFPIFIADAFTAKAFRGNPAAVCLLENKLDEDMHQKIAKEMNLSETAFIQKLHPTDNFTQSSCFGLRWFTPVSEVPLCGHATLASAAVLFHKIKNMNSTLTFVTLSGELKARREEDGIVLDLPLYPAHPQDFHEVEDLIKTAIGDTLVQDIRYSPDTRKLLVRLSDTYNRSFLESLKVNTQNLPQVENTGKVKGLILTIKGEPDGQTQAFDFYSRYFTPWFGVAEDPVTGSAHTVLSSYWSQQLGKKVMHGRTACFQILKNLLNLKPVFLLICTIHLKM
- the PBLD gene encoding phenazine biosynthesis-like domain-containing protein isoform X3; the protein is MKFPIFIADAFTAKAFRGNPAAVCLLENKLDEDMHQKIAKEMNLSETAFIQKLHPTDNFTQSSCFGLRWFTPVSEVPLCGHATLASAAVLFHKIKNMNSTLTFVTLSGELKARREEDGIVLDLPLYPAHPQTAIGDTLVQDIRYSPDTRKLLVRLSDTYNRSFLESLKVNTQNLPQVENTGKVKGLILTIKGEPDGQTQAFDFYSRYFTPWFGVAEDPVTGSAHTVLSSYWSQQLGKKVMHAFQCSSRGGELKISLRPDGRVDIKGRAALVLEGTLTA